The Oncorhynchus tshawytscha isolate Ot180627B linkage group LG02, Otsh_v2.0, whole genome shotgun sequence genome contains the following window.
ttagacaactatacaaaAAGCCCTAaaatttcatctttatttaactaggcaagtcagttaagaacaaatttgtattttcaatgacagcctaggaacagtgcctgttcaggtgcagaacaacagattttgtaccttgtcagctcaaggatttgaacttgcaacctttcagttactagtccaatgctctaaccactaggctacgctgccaccccaagtcaatcaaatcaatgatgagagaatagtcagattaactgataatggacacagacatggtggtgtAGCAGGATGATCGGAATgccgtgaaccaagaggttgtggaTTCAAAAGCTCaagtgaggacatgttgaataatattTACTGTGCAACATGTGCAATGTAATCATGTATGTCACAGTGAGTCAAACACACTAGGTTGAAAACACTATGTTAAAagcattgtttgtgtgtgtccctaACCTTGCCAACAAACAAAGAGCTGTGAATGGATCAGTGCTTCACCAATCAGAGTGTTGATTGGCTCAGCCACAGTAACAAGGTGTGATGTGTAATGATGAAAATGATTTTGGGGGGAGAACGTTTCTTTGGGACCGTCAGGCGACGTCCTGATGCCTGATACACAGGAATATTCTTGCAACAttcccatgaaacgtgtctagaatATTAACATATCATATTCTGAGAatatggcaaccatgttctgtatATGTTTGGTGACATTTCAAGATCGTATAATTTTTGTAATTGTGTTTTTGTCTGTCTAACAGGACATATCCTAAAAAGAGGAGAAAGTAAACATTGCAAtggggcctgctgctgtaatGATGACTAGTCTTCTGTGAACTATGGAGAAGTCTGGTCCGATGCTGGCTTCTACTCCCAATCGCACAGGGGCCAACCTCACAACCAGCCTATGGGGACCCAACCCCACAGTTCCTGCAGAGGTGGGAGTGGTCACCAGCTCCCAGTCTCAGATCAAGGATCTGATTGGGCTGTTTGCAATGGTGACCCTTAACATCATCGCCCTATTGGCTAACACTGGAGTCATGGTGGCCATAGCCCGCGCCCCTCACCTGAAGAGGTTTGCCTTTGTGTGCCACCTGTGTGCAGTGGACCTGCTGTGTGCCATCCTCCTCATGCCTCTGGGCATCATCTCTAACTCGCCCTTCTTCGGCACTGTGGTGTTCACCGTGCTGGAGTGCCAGGTCTACATCTTCCTCAACGTGTTCCTCATCTGTGCCTCCATCCTCACCATCACCGCCATCAGTGTGGAGCGTTACTACTACATCGTCCATCCTATGCGCTACGAGGTGAAGATGAGCATCAACCTGGCCATTGGCGTCATGCTCTTCATCTGGGTAAAGTCCATCCTGCTGGCCCTGGTCACCCTGTTTGGCTGGCCTGCCTACGGGGCCCACAGCTCCATCGCTGCCAACCACTGCTCCCTCCACTGGAGCCACAGTCGGCTGAGGAAGGTGTTCGCTGTGCTCTTCAGCGTGATGTGTTTCCTGCTACCCGCCGTGGTCATCTTCACAGTCTACTGTAACGTGTACAAGGTTGCACGCTCGGCCGCCATGCAGCACACACCCACACCTACCACATGGGCCTCGTCCAACCCGGCCAAACGTCCCAACCGTTCTGACTCCATCAACAGCCAGACAACCATAATCACAACCACCCGCAGCCTGCCCCAGAGACTATCCCCTGAGATGGCCTTCAGCGGGGGTAAGGCTGCCCTCACCCTGGTGATCATTGTGGGTCAGTTCCTGCTCTGCTGGCTGCCTTACTTCTCCTTCCACTTGCACCTGTCCTTCAGCTCATCCCTGCAGAGCCCCGGAGATGTGGAGGAGACTGTTACCTGGCTGGCCTACTCCTCCTTCGCTGTCAACCCTTTCTTCTATGGCCTGCTCAACAGGCAGATCAGGGAGGAGCTGGTCAAGTTCCGGCGCTGCTGCTCCTCCAGGCCGGTAGAGCTGGGTACCTCCAGCCACGAGGGCTCCCTGCAGGAGAACTTCCTCCAGTTCATTCAGAGGTCCAGCAACACGGCCGACACGCGCTCCAGCGGCGCCAACTCCAGCCCCATGAACACTCTGGACCAGGGGGTCAGGATCCCTGGACAGATACCAGAGGAGCATGGCTAAACACAATGGACAACACACTTCAATATGGACTATTAATATTGACAGCCCTCTATCCTCGTAGCACCCAGAGTTTGTGAACTGACTCAGACAAACTCTGGGGCCTAGTTAACGTCAAAATGGCCCTGTGTTTTTTTCTGATCCGGTTACATGCTCAGAAAAAATACTATACTTCATGTATGCCTCTGAGTAGGGGCTTATTATTTATTGGTATAATGGGATTTATTCAGGTAATGTCTCCAACACAAGATCATAGTGTTGTTGTTTTAATGTGAAATATAAAATTATTGCTACAGAATTTCATTGACCCTTTACTGTTGTTTCATTACAAAACtttatgtaaaaatgtatgattATTTGATGATTAGTTTGTATGAATTATATGTTGTGAAATAACATTTATTTGAGTTTACTGATGTTTCCAATGaacagtgaggaatgctgtaagAATACTGATATTTTCAACTTTTACAGCGGCCATGTAAAGGTTCTAATTAACATTCTATCGATAACACATTATTTAAATAAAGTGACAAGCATCGGTACAATAGTAACAAAATCAATTCATCTTTTCTAATAATTCTATCCATCTTACAGTGAAAAACAATGTTTCATGTGTAAgtatatgcagttgaagtcggaagtttacatacacttaggttggagtcattaaaactccttttcaaccactccacaaatttcttgttaacaaactaatgctttggcaagtcggttaggacatctactttgtgcaggacacaagtaattgttccaacaattgtttacagacagattatttcacttaatttataatgcactgtatctgtgcctttaaacagcttggaaaattccagaaaatgatgttatggctttagaagcttctgttaggctaattgacataatttgagtcaattggtggtgtacctgtgtatgtatttcaaggcctaccttcaaacccagtgcctctttgcttgacatcatgggtaaatccaaagaaatcaagacctcagaaaaaaaattgtagacctccacaagtctggttcatcctcgggagccatttccaaatgcctgaaggtaccacgttcatctgcacaaacaataatagtacgcaagtataaacaccatgggaccacgcagctgtcataccgctcaggaaggagacgccttaTGTATCCTAGAGATAAATGTACTACTAAATGtacgaaaagtacaaatcaatcccagaacaaaagcaaaggaccttgtgaagatgctggaggaaacaggtccaaaagtatctatatccacagaaaaacgagtcctatatcggcataacctgaaaggccgctcagcaaggaagaagccactgctcaaaaaccaccataaaaaagccagactacggtttgcaactgcacatggtgacaaagagcGTACATTTTGGAAAAAtatcctctgatctgatgaaaaaaataaaactgttaggccataatgaccatcgttatgtttggaggaaatagggggaggcttgcaagccaaagaacctCATCCCAACCGtcaagcacgggggtggcagcatcatgttgttgtggtgctttgctgcaggagggactggtgccctttacaaaatagatggcatcatgagatggcatcaatgaccccaagcatacttccaaagttgtggcaaaatggcttaaggacaacaaagtcaaggtattggagtggccatcacaaaaccctgacctcaatcctatagaaaatttgtgggcagaactgaaaaagcgtgtgcgaacaaggaggcctacaaacctgactcagttacaccagctctgtcagaaggaatgggccaaaattctcccaacttattgtgggaagcttgtggaaggctaccagaaacggttgacccaagttaaacaatttaaaggcaatgctaccaaatactaattgagtgtatgtaaacttctgactcactgggaatgtgatgaaagaaaaacaaactgaaataaatcattctctctactattgttctgacatttcacattcttaaaataaagtggtgatcctaactgacctaagacagactTTTTATGCACAAttgttacttggattaaatgtcaggaattgtgaaaaactgaatttcaatgtatttgtctaaggtgtatgtaaacttccgacttcaactgtgtatatcaATGCAAGGGATTAAGAGGCAAAACTAGTATACAACGTCAAAACAGCAACATGGAGATGTCAAAATGGAAGCATCCACCATTAATCAAAAAGGGATATTGATATAGCCTTAATTGTTGTGGCTCGATATGATAACAGTCAGtcaaagtgcagggcgccaaattcaaacaacagaaatctcataattaaaattcctcaaacatacaagtattttacacaattttaaagataaacttgttgttaatcccaccacagtgtccgatttcaaaaaggctttacgacgaaaccacaccaaacgattatgttacgtcagtacctagtcacagaaaaacacagtcatttttccagccaaagagaggagtcacaaaaagcagaaatagagataaaattaatcactaacctttgatgatcttcatcagatgacactcataggacttcatgttacacaataaatgtatgttttgttcgataaagttcatatttatatccaaacatctcagtttacattggcgcgtttacgtccagtaatgttttgcttccaaaacgtgcggtgattttgcagagagccacatcaatttacagaaatactcatcataaatgttgatgaaaatacaagtgttatgcatggaactttagataaacttctccttaatgcaaccgctgtgtcagatttaaaaacaactttaccgaaaaagcacaccatgcaattatctgagtacggcgctctgacacaaaacaagccatacagatatccgccataatgtggagtcagtaaaagtcagaaatagcgttataaatattcacttacctttgatgatcttcatcagaatgcactcccaggaatcccagatccacaataaatgtttgttttgttcgataaagtccataatttatgtccaaatacctcctttttgttcatgCCTTCAAATCCAAATTCATTACGTGCAGGTCAAACAAAAAGTCCAAATATTCCATTACAGTtcgcagaaacatgtcaaacgatgtatagaatcaatctttaggatgtttttaacataaatcttcaataatgtttcaaccggagaattcctttgtctttagaaaggaaAAGGAACACAGCTACCTCTTACGGGAGCTCgtgtgatcagctcatgccagaCACATGATTGAAAGagctctcattccctcctccttcacagtagatgcctgaaacaaggttctaaaaatgtttgaaatctagtggaagccttaggaagtgcaatatgaccccatagacactgtatattcaataggcaatgagttgaaaaactacaaacctcagatttcccacttcctggttggatttattctcaggtttttgcctgccatatgagttctgttatactcacagacatcattcaaacagttttggaaacttcaaagtggtttctatccaaatctactaataatatgcatatcttagcttctgggcctgagtagcaggcagtttactctgggcaccttattcatccaagctactcaatactgccccccagccatatcTTGTCACCATGGAAATGCAGTGAGGCAGGGACACATAGCAAGAAGCTCCTCTGCTGCAGTGCTGATGCTTGGCTTCAGATCCAGATtggaagagcagagggagagagagaggagcatgcTCTTCATATAGGGAGGAATTCAGAACCGAGTTAGGTGTGAGTAAATGGAACTtaattccctttttatgcacttttctctttacacatacagtattctgaccttgaacttaagcatggGGAAAAGGTTGTGCCAGCCAGCTATTTGTTTTGGTTGGAGATCACAGAAATGGAAGTGTGGCAGAGGTGTGTTTACGGATATGCATATTCTGACTTCATTCCCTAATAATTCAACCACTTTTAAGGACGAGGAAACCATCAATAAGGTCGAACAGCCGGTCGGTTCCAAGTGAAAAAACATCTGCTTAATTTTTTTTGcgattgtaaatataaatgaaaATAGTTTTAGATCTATTTTACATCATGATCattggagacaaatgtgaaaccagtcatatttCATCAAACTGAAAGCATATCAAAATAACAGAAATGTATGCCCTTTTGCCATAGTGAAGTATGAAATCCTGTGCCTTTCTGCAGAATTTAAATTGTATGTCCTTATAACTTGCAGAGATGAACTTTGGAGACTCAAACTATAGGCTTCTGTTAAAAAAAAGTACAATTTGAATTGTGTTAAATTTTAGCCACTTTCGGAAGCCACCGTCATTGTCAGTAATGcccacatacatttataactgtcaattTAGTTTTTAATTTCCTTCAATTTTGCATAATTCCATTACATTATTAGTgtacctttctttcctctgtcataTTAGGCTAACATATTACAAGTTGTGCAATAATTTGAGAAATTTTTGAATCATCATGGAACGCGGTGACTGTTGTTGTCAAGAGGACTGGGCATTGTCATCACAGTTAAATGATTAGTGAGTATTAGGGTAGATTTGACAATTGTTCAACCCCTGCTTTACATTTTTCTCACCTTCCAATATTTAATGGATTAAACAATTAAATATAGCAACTTATAactgtatttttgattcatcaattTATTTTGTGTGTAAAGTCTCTCTTACCTGTTTTTTAAccctaaataatctacaagatcagagtatttttaaatctaccaattggtgtTGAAAAAGAGACGAATATGCATTTATTTAGATGGCTTTATTTAATTGATCCCTAATATTATGAACCCGTTCTCTCGATTTAATCTAATGAGTCTGTCGAGAAAATTTGAATTAAAGGTACACGTATTTAAAGGGATCGTTTAAAATAAATGTTCTGAAAACCctgttgaatgaaaactccatgaGATATTCTGTTGCCCAGCAAGTAGGAGGGTTTTCAGCAgttgaattaaatgtattcagtgCGCGCAATGGAACCACACCTGCAAAGCCTGTTCTTAAGTATGAATCAGCTCCACAGCCTatagctacagacagacagacagaaagacagatccTTATTACCATCCAAATAGAGTGGAAAAACAGGCCAGGATAAGCGATTTAACCTATACCTGAAGATGTGGACCACTATAGTGACAGTTCCagtgagagagaaatagtgaATGTCCAATGGAAAATCAATACTGAGTGATATTAACGGTCTGGGAGTGATGACACTGTGTCATTTTATGACGGCTCCCTATCTGGATTGGGGCTATCACAAACAAGGGAAGACTCAGTTTGTTCCCAAATAATGAAAAACAGCATGTTGTCTGGCATCGCCATGGAACAGGAGAATTTGCTTATTATCATGTAACATGGGTTGTATGAATGACCAGTCGATGTATTAGGAAGAACAGGGCGGTAGATcatcaaacacacccacac
Protein-coding sequences here:
- the gpr61l gene encoding probable G-protein coupled receptor, translated to MEKSGPMLASTPNRTGANLTTSLWGPNPTVPAEVGVVTSSQSQIKDLIGLFAMVTLNIIALLANTGVMVAIARAPHLKRFAFVCHLCAVDLLCAILLMPLGIISNSPFFGTVVFTVLECQVYIFLNVFLICASILTITAISVERYYYIVHPMRYEVKMSINLAIGVMLFIWVKSILLALVTLFGWPAYGAHSSIAANHCSLHWSHSRLRKVFAVLFSVMCFLLPAVVIFTVYCNVYKVARSAAMQHTPTPTTWASSNPAKRPNRSDSINSQTTIITTTRSLPQRLSPEMAFSGGKAALTLVIIVGQFLLCWLPYFSFHLHLSFSSSLQSPGDVEETVTWLAYSSFAVNPFFYGLLNRQIREELVKFRRCCSSRPVELGTSSHEGSLQENFLQFIQRSSNTADTRSSGANSSPMNTLDQGVRIPGQIPEEHG